From one Populus alba chromosome 17, ASM523922v2, whole genome shotgun sequence genomic stretch:
- the LOC118060406 gene encoding uncharacterized protein, whose protein sequence is MKAAQDRQKSYADNKRRPLEFEIGDKVFLKVAPMKQVLRFGLKGKLAPRYIGPFEVTKRIGPVAYRLALPPHLAKIHDVFHVSLLRKAEVDPSRVLPQIPLEIDENLTLEMKPVKVLDYSVKELRNKKIPIIKILWRNSQIEERRPQDLISNKGPLHAHIHQALKNYFLVTGNNALVNGQALKNYFLVTGNNTLVNG, encoded by the exons ATGAAAGCGGCCCAGGATAGACAGAAGAGTTATGCGGATAATAAGAGAAGACCTCTAGAGTTTGAAATTGGTgacaaagtatttttgaaagtgGCCCCAATGAAACAAGTGTTAAGATTCGGTCTGAAAGGGAAATTGGCGCCGAGGTACATAGGGCCTTTTGAGGTCACTAAAAGGATTGGGCCTGTGGCTTACAGATTGGCTCTACCTCCACATCTGGCCAAAATCCATGATGTGTTTCATGTCTCTCTGTTAAGAAAGGCCGAAGTGGATCCATCCCGGGTCTTGCCTCAAATTCCTCTAGAAATTGATGAGAATTTAACATTGGAAATGAAGCCAGTGAAAGTCTTAGATTACAGTGTGAAggaattgagaaataaaaagattccAATTATCAAGATATTGTGGAGGAATTCCCAAATCGAGGAG AGGAGGCCGCAGGACCTGATCAGCAACAAGGGACCTCTTCACGCGCACATACACCAG gccttgaaaaattatttcctggTTACTGGAAATAATGCCCTGGTGAACGGGCAggccttgaaaaattatttcctggTTACTGGAAATAATACCCTGGTGAATGGGTAG